From Chloracidobacterium thermophilum B:
CGGCAATTGCCGTCTCGACGAGGTGGGCAACCGTCTGAATCCGCTCGACAAGCGGCGCGAAGGTCGTTGGCAGGGAAAGACCGGGCGGTATGATGGACAATCCATTGGTGGTCGGCACCGCGTTGGCGGGCACATGCGTCATGATGGGCGTCTCCCGAAAGAGATTCGACTGGGACGCTCACCCGCCGGGAGGCTGGGCGGGAGGCGGCGGGCGTCATCCGAAATTTTGGGCGATACGTTCAAGTCCGCCAGGCGCCGTTCGAGCCGTTGCCGCTCGAACGGGCTGACTTCGGGGAAGTCACGCAAATAAGCGTGGTAAGCCTGATGCGCTCCCTGCCGGTCGCCGGCATATTCCAGCGCGCGTCCCAGCCAGGCGGCGGCGGCGCGGCGCAGTTCGCGGTCTTCCGCTGCATTGGCGACCCGTTGAAAATGTTGGGCGGCTTCAGCATAGGCGCGCTGACGGATACAC
This genomic window contains:
- a CDS encoding tetratricopeptide repeat protein, which codes for MTTLKMRVVTVITRIALRYPRFTWWVAQRIGPWLVRRFWRARLAAEDQAVALLTQELRQATAGDDTDWQDVQALGELCIRQRAYAEAAQHFQRVANAAEDRELRRAAAAWLGRALEYAGDRQGAHQAYHAYLRDFPEVSPFERQRLERRLADLNVSPKISDDARRLPPSLPAGERPSRISFGRRPS